In Dermacentor albipictus isolate Rhodes 1998 colony chromosome 6, USDA_Dalb.pri_finalv2, whole genome shotgun sequence, the following proteins share a genomic window:
- the LOC139047001 gene encoding uncharacterized protein — translation MRSLGDNALSQGDQPNTVSFKEKLQAWCIERDVPHVTITHLLQVMRSHACFSGLPKSARALLSTPRLAYGVKPMGSGQYCHFGLTEGLQEALKNVLPVPDPLILHVNVDGLPLTKSTRDQFWPILCRVANCESSKPFPIGIYYGQSKALQPNTFLQQFVFDLKIALHHGVTVGSQLIHVELGAIICDAPAKAYILGIKGHSGYFSCPKCTTEGNHKHGRMCFPELDAPLRTDASFRNVDQEDHHIMDTILKDLPIDLIRQVPLDYMHLTCLGVVRKLLLLWIKGEKTYRIGKRSRESVSGASTEIRHYVPSEMSRKPRSLSDIDRWKASEFRLLMLYTGPVVLKSRIPDNLADNFMVLHVAMSILCSPLSCTRNLEYAERLLVHFVKVFIEIYGEHAVSLNVHCLVHVVDDVRVHGPLHGYSAFPFKNYMSRLKKYVRKPEKPLQQLYNRIMEERALASMSSRPETCIALDPGSVCFTEKEKLLMRHDNGPLPLGCVGPQYKGFLFSQDATIKVNKRDCTCMLNDGSIVKVENIAVCAVSHMPVLVGRKYQKLEDLYTYPCKSSLINIFLASNLSDIHFWPVSDITLKCVRLPFGRKHAIFPMRHLQ, via the coding sequence ATGCGCTCCCTAGGTGATAATGCATTGTCCCAAGGAGACCAGCCAAACACAGTTTCCTTCAAAGAAAAGCTGCAGGCCTGGTGCATAGAGAGAGATGTGCCCCATGTTACTATCACACATTTATTGCAGGTTATGCGCTCACATGCTTGCTTTTCTGGCCTCCCGAAATCTGCCAGAGCTCTCTTGTCAACGCCAAGGTTAGCATATGGCGTTAAACCAATGGGTTCAGGCCAGTATTGTCATTTTGGTTTAACTGAGGGCCTTCAGGAGGCATTGAAAAATGTTCTGCCTGTGCCTGACCCACTCATACTCCATGTGAATGTAGATGGACTACCTTTGACAAAAAGCACACGAGACCAGTTCTGGCCTATTCTCTGCAGAGTAGCAAATTGTGAAAGCAGTAAGCCATTTCCAATTGGCATTTATTATGGCCAGTCTAAGGCTTTGCAGCCTAACACATTCCTACAGCAGTTTGTGTTTGACTTGAAAATAGCCCTGCATCATGGTGTTACTGTTGGAAGCCAACTGATCCATGTAGAACTTGGTGCAATAATCTGTGATGCACCTGCTAAGGCTTATATTCTGGGCATTAAGGGTCACAGTGGATACTTCAGCTGTCCAAAATGCACTACCGAAGGGAATCATAAACATGGTCGTATGTGCTTCCCTGAACTCGATGCCCCATTGCGAACAGATGCAAGCTTTCGTAATGTAGATCAGGAAGATCACCATATTATGGACACAATCCTCAAGGATCTTCCCATTGACTTGATTAGGCAGGTTCCACTTGACTATATGCACCTGACTTGCTTAGGTGTTGTTCGTAAACTTCTGCTGCTCTGGATTAAAGGAGAAAAGACCTATAGAATAGGAAAACGATCAAGAGAGTCTGTGTCAGGAGCAAGTACTGAAATACGGCACTATGTGCCATCAGAGATGTCTCGAAAGCCGAGAAGCTTGTCAGACATTGACAGGTGGAAGGCTTCAGAGTTCCGGCTTCTTATGCTGTACACTGGCCCCGTGGTCCTGAAGTCAAGGATACCTGATAATCTGGCAGACAATTTTATGGTGTTGCACGTCGCCATGAGCATTCTGTGTAGCCCGCTGTCATGCACTCGGAACTTGGAGTATGCAGAGAGGTTGCTTGTGCATTTTGTTAAAGTGTTCATTGAAATATATGGTGAGCATGCTGTTTCACTCAATGTCCACTGTTTGGTTCACGTTGTAGACGACGTTCGAGTTCATGGACCTCTGCATGGTTACAGTGCATTCCCCTTCAAAAATTACATGTCTAGGCTAAAGAAGTATGTCAGAAAGCCTGAAAAGCCTCTTCAGCAACTTTACAATCGAATTATGGAAGAGCGGGCATTGGCTAGCATGTCCAGCAGACCAGAAACTTGTATTGCTCTTGATCCAGGCTCTGTATGCTTCACAGAAAAGGAAAAACTGCTGATGAGGCATGATAATGGACCGCTTCCACTAGGTTGTGTGGGACCTCAGTACAAAGGTTTCCTATTTTCTCAAGATGCCACCATAAAAGTGAACAAGAGGGACTGCACATGCATGCTAAATGATGGTAGCATTGTCAAAGTTGAAAACATTGCAGTCTGTGCTGTGAGCCACATGCCTGTGCTTGTTGGGAGGAAGTACCAGAAATTGGAAGACCTTTATACTTATCCATGCAAATCCTCTCTCATTAACATATTTTTGGCTTCTAATCTTTCAGACATCCACTTTTGGCCTGTTTCGGATATCACACTGAAATGTGTGAGACTTCCTTTTGGCAGAAAGCATGCCATATTTCCAATGCGACATCTGCAGTGA